A stretch of Gadus macrocephalus chromosome 17, ASM3116895v1 DNA encodes these proteins:
- the LOC132475475 gene encoding POU domain, class 4, transcription factor 2-like yields MSGPTWLPPRTLDPAEQTGPPMSHVTAAGGDIYRLPNKKGPPGHPARPKYNLYEQNGDGGGGGGGGGGGGGGVATRYMATGPTGGAAHQSSSDHYYPPPPPHGPKEDRSWSPHMDGYGPG; encoded by the exons ATGTCCGGCCCCACCTGGCTCCCGCCCAGGACCCTGGACCCCGCCGAGCAGACCGGCCCCCCGATGTCCCACGTCACCGCAGCAGGGGGCGACATCTACCGGCTCCCCAACAAGAAGGGCCCCCCCGGCCACCCGGCCCGGCCCAAGTACAACCTCTACGAGCAGAACGGggacggtggaggaggaggaggaggaggtggaggaggtggtggtggagtagccACCAGATACATGGCAACTGGGCCCACAG GGGGAGCTGCTCATCAGTCATCCAGTGACCACTactaccctcctcctcccccccacggCCCGAAAGAAGACCGCAGCTGGAGCCCCCACATGGATGGCTACGGGCCAGGGTAG